CGCGATTTCGTGCTGGAAGAGATCCAGGCGATCCGCAAGCAGCAGAGCGAGGAAGAGGCGGTGCATCCGTCCGACAAGTGACCGCCGGACGGGCGGTGCTGCAAGCGCCCTGCCCGAGATATTCGCAGAATGCATATCGGCCATGTGCGGCCAAGGGCATTTGCGCCTTGAACCGTTCGCACTCTGCACATATTTCCACTCTCGAAGGCGGTGATCTTGAGGAAACTCTCATCACCTTCAACCTCCCTGTTGGACTTGAGCCGGGCTTCATGCCCGGCTTTTTTTTGCTTCTGCCCCGGCGGCGGGCATCGCGGTCGGCGGGGTATTTGGAAAACAGAGAAAGCCCGGCCGGTTCTTCGTCGTATCGGCTGCGCGCAGGGCCTTTCCTAATGGCCGCGCGCCGCTTAAAAGGCCCGGAAAACCGGGCAAAGGGGGCGCCAGCATGCTAGAACCGCAGATCACCCAGGAATTGATCGCCGCGCATGGCCTCAAGCCCGACGAATACCAGCGCATCCTCGAGATCATCGGCCGCGAGCCGACGTTCACCGAGCTCGGCATCTTTTCGGCCATGTGGAACGAGCATTGCTCCTACAAGTCGTCGAAGAAGTGGCTGCGCACCCTGCCCACCACCGGCCCGCAGGTGATCTGCGGCCCGGGCGAGAATGCGGGCGTGGTGGACATCGGCGACGGCCAGGCCGTGGTCTTCAAGATGGAGAGCCACAATCATCCGAGCTATATCGAGCCGCATCAGGGCGCCGCGACCGGCGTCGGCGGCATCCTGCGCGATGTCTTCACCATGGGCGCCCGGCCCATCGCCGCCATGGATTCGCTGAGCTTCGGCCGGCCCGAGCATCCCAAGACCGCGCATCTGGTCAAGGGCGTGGTCGAGGGCATCGGCGCCTATGGCAATGCCTTCGGCGTGCCGAACGTGGGCGGCGAGGTGCGCTTCCATGCCTCTTATGACGGCAATTGCCTGGTCAATGCCTTTGCGGCCGGTCTCGCCGATGCCGACAAGATCTTTTATTCCGCCGCCTCGGGCGTCGGCATGCCGGTGGTCTATCTGGGCGCCAAGACCGGCCGCGACGGCGTCGGCGGCGCCACCATGGCCAGTGCCGAGTTCGACGACACCATCGAGGAAAAGCGCCCCACGGTGCAGGTCGGCGACCCCTTCACCGAGAAATGCCTGCTGGAGGCCTGCCTGGAGCTGATGCAGACCGACAGCGTGATCTCGATCCAGGACATGGGCGCGGCGGGGCTGACCTGCTCGGCCGTCGAGATGGGCGACAAGGGCGGCCTGGGCATCAAGCTGGTGCTGGACGCCGTGCCGCAACGCGAAACCGCGATGACGGCTTACGAGATGATGCTGTCCGAGAGCCAGGAGCGCATGCTCATGGTGCTGAAGCCCGAAAAGGAGGCCGAGGCACGGGCGATCTTCGAGAAATGGGACCTGGATTTCGCCATCGTCGGCGAAACCATCGCCGAAGACCGCTTCCTGATCGTCCATGGCAACGAGGTCAAGGCCGACCTGCCGCTGTCGAAACTGTCGTCCAGCGCGCCGGAATATGACCGGCCCTGGGTGCCGACCCCGGCGGCGGCGCCAATGCCTTCGCTGCCGGCGATCCAGCCCATCGCGGCGCTGCGGGCGCTGATCGGCTCGCCCAGCCATGCCCACAAGGCCTGGGTCTGGGAGCAATACGACACCCAGGTCGGCGCCGACACCGTGCGCCGCCCGGGCCTGGGCGCCGGCGTGGTGCGGGTGCATGGCAGCGGCAAGGCGCTGGCCTTCACCAGCGACGTGACCCCGCGCTATGTCAAGGCGAACCCCCATGAGGGCGGCAAGCAGGCGGTGGCCGAGGCCTATCGCAACCTCTCGGCCTGCGGCGCGCTGCCCCTGGCCACGACCGACAACCTGAACTTCGGCAATCCCGAGAAGCCCGAGATCATGGGCCAGCTCGTCGGCGCCATCAAGGGCATCGGCGAGGCCTGCGCGGCGCTGGATTTCCCCATCGTTTCGGGCAACGTCTCGCTTTACAACGAAACCGACGGCAAGGGCATCTTGCCGACCCCGACCATCGGCGGCGTCGGGCTGATCGCCAATCTGGACGATCTGATCGCCGGTCTGCCCGCCGAGGGCGACCTGGCGCTGGTCCTGGGCGAGACGGCCGGCCACCTGGGCCAGTCGGCGCTGGCGGCCGAGGCCTTCGGCATCGAGGCGGGCGATGCCCCGCCCGTCGATCTGGCGGCCGAGCGCAAGCATGGCGAATTCATCCGCGCCCATGGCAAGCTGTTCAGCGCCGCGACCGACCTGTCGGATGGCGGGCTGGCGCTGGCGGCCTTTGAACTGGCCGAGGCGGCCGGGCTGGGCGTGACGCTGGATGCCGCCGAGATCGGCCAACTCTTCGGCGAGGATCAGGCCCGCTACCTGGTTGCCTGCACCGCCGAGAATGCCGCCAAGCTGGCCGAGGCTGCCCAGGCGGCTGGCGTGCCCCTGGCGCGCGTCGGTCGCTTCGGCGGCGATCGGGTGACGCTGGGCGGAGACAGCGCCCCGTTGGCGGAACTGTCGCAGCTGTATCGCGGCGCCTTCGAAAAGGCCCTGAACCTGGAACTGGCCTGAACCTTTCCGACCCGATGGACCCGGCCGGCGCCCCGCGATGGCCGGGCTTTTCATGCGCCGATTGTAGTCGCGGAGCGAAATTCGCGCGATTGACGCTGCGTCATAGGTAATCCCACCCATTCCGCTTTGCCCGCGCCGTGCCCAGATGAGCCAGCGGAGACGGATCAAGCATCAGTCACCCAGGGGCCGCGGATCGTTCCTCCCTGCGATCGGCGGCCGGATCAAGCCCCGCTCCTGCCACGAGCGGGGCTTGCCATCTTTTGCCCCGCGCGCCAGAAGGCAAGGCAGGATGCCCGGATTTCAGTGTCTTACAAGGAAAATGGCGGTCCCAACACGATTCGAACGTGTGGCCTCTACCTTCGGAGGGTAGCGCTCTATCCAGCTGAGCTATGGGACCGCGAGCCCGTGTTGATTAGCCGCAAACGCGCGGCTCTGCAATGGGGTTCAGGCGAAAAGCTCGTGACAGAAGCCCAAACCGTCCACCAGCGCATCGACCTCGGCCCGGGTGTTGTACATGGCAAAGCTCGCCCGCGCCGTGGCCGAGACGCCGAAGAAGTCCAGAAGCGGCATGGCGCAATGCGTCCCGGCCCGGACGGCGATGCCGCGCTTGTCGAGGATCGTCGAGATGTCATGCGCATGCGCGCCCTGCATGGTCAGCGAAAAGATCGCGCCCTTGTCCGGCGCATCGCCCTGCATGGCCAGCCAGTTCAGGCTGCGCAGCCGCTCGCGGGCATAGTCGCGCAAGTCCCGCTCATGCGCGGCGATGTTCTCCATCCCGAGGCCCATCAGATATTCCAGCGCCGCGCCCAACCCGATCTGGTTGACGATGCCGGGGGTGCCGGCCTCGAAGCGCAGCGGCGGATCGGCGTAATCGACCGTGTCGCGGGTCACGGTGCGGATCATGTCGCCGCCGCCCATGAAGGGCCGCATCTCGGCCTGGCGTTCGCGGCGGATCCAGATCGCGCCCGAGCCCGAGGGGCCATAGAGCTTGTGCCCGGTGATGCAGTAGAAATCGACGCCGAGCGCGCCCACGTCCACCGGCATGTGCACCGAGGCCTGGCTGCCATCGGCCAGCACCGGCACCGAGGTTCCGCGCGCGATGGCGCCGACATCGACCACGGTGCCGGTCACGTTCGACATATGGGTGACGGCGATCAGCTTCGTCCTGGGCCCCACGGCGGCCAGCACCTTCTCGGCCGGCAGGCTGCCGTCGGGCTCGGGCTCGACCCATTTCAACTGCACGCCCTGGCGCTCGCGCAGGAAATGCCAGGGCACGATATTGGCGTGATGCTCCAGCACCGACAGCAGGATCTCGTCGCCGGCCTGCAGCCGCGGCGCGGCCCAGCCATAGGAGACCAGGTTGATGCCCTCGGTCGCGCCCGAGGTGAAGATCACCTCATCCTCGTGTGGCGCATGCAGGAAACGGGCGATGATGCTGCGCACCCGCTCGTAATTCTCGGTCGCGAGGTTCGAGAGATAATGCAAGCCCCGGTGGACATTGGCATATTCTCCCTCATAGGCGCGGGTCATGGCGTCGATCACCTGGCGCGGCTTCTGCGCGCTGGCGCCATTGTCCAGATAGACCAGCGGGCGGCCGTTGACCTGCGTGGACAGGATCGGGAAATCGGCCCGGACCGTGTCGATGTCGAAGCTCATGGAGTCACCTCGGGGACGATGCCGAAGGCCGCCGCGAAAAGCGACAGCACGAAGCCCAGGACGAACAGGCTGCCGACCAGGCCCACCACCACCTTGGCGGTGCTGGTGAAGCCGTGCAGTGCCTTGGTCATGGTCACGGCAAGATAGAGGAACAGCCCGAAGGCCAGGATCGAAAGCAGCGCCGCCGTGGCCGGGAACAGCAGCGTCATTACCAGTTGCACCGCCTGCAACCCGACCAGCAGCAGTTCGACCCAGGCCACGACCAGCAGCGCATCGGCGAAATCGCCCTGGCCGCCGAACCAGCGGCCGACCTGTGCCATCATCAGCGCCGAGACGACCATGGCGCCGAACTGCACCCCGGCCAGCGTCAGCGGATGCGACAGCAGGCGCGACAGCGCATTGTCGAACTCGACCGGGAACAGCATCAGCGACAGGCAGGCGAGCAGCGTGGACAGCGTCACCGCCAGCAGCAGCAGCGTCCAGCGCGCCGACATGGGCAGCGCCAGCCGGCGCAGCACCTGCAGCGCCGCCTCGGGCCTGCGCAGGGTCAGCACCACCAGATCGCCAAGATCGCCCGAAGTCATCCGTTCCCCGCCAATGCGCGCAGTCCCGCGCCCCATATCACCAGAAAGCCCAGGCCTGCCAGCCCCCGGGTCAGGCTCAGCGCCGCGCCGGGGCCGACCAGCCCCTCGGTCAGGCCGGCCAGCAGCATGGCCGGCGCCGCCGCGAGCAGCGCCCAGAACAGCGCCAGCCGGGAATCGCCGGGCGCGACGGGCCGCCCCGCCAGACGCGACAGGGCCGAGACCAGCGCCGCCAGCGCATAGGCCAGCAGCGGCATCATGAACATCACCGCCAGCAGCGCCCCGCCCATCCGGGCCTGAAACGGCACCGAGGGGTCGAGCTGCGCCGCCCGCTGGTGCCCGGGCGCCTGGGCGATCAGGAACACCAGCATCGCCGCCATCAGCACGGCGATCAGGCCGCGCTCGGGCAGGCCGCGCAGGCCGGCGACGACCCGACCGGGCGCCCACCAGCTTTGCACGATCCTGGGGACGATCCCGGCCTGCGCCACCTTGGCCGTCACCCCCGGGCGCGGCTGGTCAGCCATTCGTCCAGCCGGACCAGGATGGCGTCGCGCAACCCGTCATTCTCGATCTCGGCCAGCGCATCGGCCAGGAAGGACAGGACCAGCAGCACGATGGCCTGTTCCCTGGGCACGCCGCGCGAGCGCAGGTAGAACATCGCCGTCTCGTCCAGCGCACCGGTGGTCGAGCCATGCGAGCACTTCACGTCGTCGGCATAGATTTCCAGCTCGGGCTTGGCGAGGAACTGGCTGCCCTCGTCCAGCAGAAGCCCTTGGCTGATCTGGTAGCCGTCGGTCTTCTGTGCGCCGGGCTTGACCAGGATCTTGCCCTGGAAAATGCCATGCGCGCCGTTCTTCAGCACCTTCTTGAACACCTGGCGGCTTTCGCAGCGTTCGGCGGCATGGGTGATGAAGACGGTGTCGTCGTGGTGGAAGGCACCCTCGTCGCCATCGCCCAGAACGGCGGCGGCGATATGGGCCACGGCATCGTCGCCGGCGATCTCGATCACGCCCTCGTTGCGCATCATCCGGCCGTTGACCGACAGCGCGAAGGACTTGAACAGCGCGCCCTCGCCCACGCGGGCGAAAATATGGCCGATGCCCAGCTTGGCGTCATCGGCGCGCTTGCTGGAGATGTGGTGGAAGCGCGCGCCCTCGGCCAGATCCACCTCGAGCATCGTGTTCGAGCGGGCGCCGATGCCGCCGGTTTCCAGCAGCGTCAGCTCGGCGCCGGGTTCGAGCTTGACGACATGGTGGAGCACCACGTCCGCCGCCGCGTCCTGGCGGCGGTAAAGCACATGCAGCGGGCGCGAGACCGGGCCGGTGACACGGATCAACAGCCCGTCGCGGGCGGCGAGCGTGTTCAGCACCGCGAAGGGCCGCTTGACCGGGACCTGGCCGGCGGCCTCCAGCGTGCCGTAAAGCCCGGCCGCCCAATGGTCGGCACCCCTGTCGGCAGCGGCGAGGCTTTCGATCTGCAAGCCCTCGGCCGACAGATCGTCCGAGGCGGCGGCATCGAAGACGCCGTCGACGAAAACCAGCGTCAGCCGGTCGATGTCGCTGAACAGCGAGGCATCGCGCGCCGGCACCGCCAGCGGCTCGGGGCGCGGGGCGTTGAAGGGCGCGGGGTCGGTATAGCGCCAGTATTCGTCGCGGGCGCCGGGCAGGCCCATGGAAGCGAGCCGCTCGGCCGCATCCCGGCGCGCGGCTGCGGTGAACCCGCCCTGCGGCAGGTCCAGCGCCTCAAGCCGGGCCGACAGCGCCGAGGCGCCGGGCCGTGCCTTGCCCTCGACCGCCGGGGTCTGGGCCGACAGAACAGCCGTGTCCGCCATCAGCCGACCTCCGCCAGCAGGTCGCCATAGCCGTTCTGCTCGACCTCCAGCGCCAGCTCGGGGCCGCCGGTCTTGACGATGCGGCCGGCCGACATGATGTGGACCACGTCCGGTTTGATATGGTCCAGCAGGCGCTGGTAATGGGTGATGACCAGGAAGCTGCGCTCGGGCGAGCGCAGCGCGTTCACGCCCTCGGCAACCAGCCGCATGGCGTCCACGTCCAGGCCCGAATCGGTCTCGTCCAGGATGCACATGCGCGGCTCCAGCATGGCCATCTGCAGGATCTCGTTGCGCTTCTTCTCGCCGCCCGAGAAGCCGACGTTCACCGGGCGCTTCAGCATCTCGCCGTCGATCTTCAGCGTCTTGGCCTTTTCGCGCACCAGCTTCAGGAACTCGGCCGAGCTGAGCTCTTCCTCGTCGCGCGCCTTGCGCTGCGCATTCAGCGCCGTGCGCAGGAAGGTCAGGTTGCCGACGCCGGGGATCTCGACCGGATACTGGAAGGCCAGGAACAGGCCGGCGCTCGCGCGCTCCTCGGGCTCCATGTCCAAGAGGTCGTGGCCGTCGAGGCTCGCCTCGCCCTCGGTCACCTGATAGCCGTCGCGGCCCGACAGCACATAGGACAGGGTCGACTTGCCCGAACCGTTCGGGCCCATGATCGCATGGACCTCGCCCGCCGGCACGGTCAGGTCGACGCCGTTCAGGATCTGCTTGTCCTCGTCTTCAAGTTTGACGTGCAGGTTCTTGATTTCCAGCATTTTTATTCCCTCAAACGGTCGTGGCGGCGCGCGCGGCGGGCGCCCTTGTGTTCATGTCGCGGCGGCGGCCGGTCATCCGACCGAGCCTTCGAGGCTGATCGCCACCAGCGATTGCGCCTCCATGGCGAATTCCATCGGCAGGGCCTGCAAGACCTCGCGGCAGAAGCCGTTCACCACCAGCGCCACGGCGGCCTCCTCGTCGATGCCGCGGGCGCGGCAATAGAACAGCTGGTCGTCGTCCACCTTCGAAGTCGTCGCCTCGTGCTCCACCCGGGACGAGGTATTCTTCACCTCGATATAGGGGACGGTATGGGCGCCGCATTGATCGCCGATCAACAGGCTGTCGCATTGCGTATAGTTGCGGCTGTTGGTGGCGCGCGGGTGCATCGACACCAGGCCGCGATAGGTGTTCTGCGCCTTTCCGGCAGAAATTCCTTTGGAAACAATGCGCGAGCGGGTGTTCTTGCCAAGATGGATCATCTTGGTCCCGGTATCCGCCTGCTGCATGTTGTTGGCGATGGCGATGGAATAGAACTCGCCCTGGCTTTCCTCGCCGCGCAGGATGCAGGAGGGGTATTTCCAGGTGATCGCGCTGCCGGTTTCCACCTGCGTCCACATCACCTTGGCGCGGGCCTCGCGGCAATCGGCGCGCTTGGTGACGAAGTTGTAGATGCCGCCCTTGCCTTCCTCGTCGCCGGGGAACCAGTTCTGCACGGTGGAATATTTCACCTCGGCATCCTCGAGGATGACGATTTCCACAACCGCCGCGTGCAGCTGCGCCACGTCGCGCTTGGGCGCGGTGCAGCCTTCCAGATAGCTGACATAGGCGCCCTTGTCGGCGATGATCAGCGTGCGCTCGAACTGGCCGGTATTTTCGGCATTGATGCGGAAATAGGTCGAAAGCTCCATCGGGCAGCGCGTGCCCGGCGGCACATAGACGAAGCTGCCGTCCGAGAAGACCGCCGAGTTCAGCGTGGCGAAGAAATTGTCCGATTGCGGCACGACCGAGCCGAGGTATTTCTTCACCAGCTCGGGATGCTCGCGGATCGCCTCGCTGATCGAGCAGAAGATGACGCCGGCCTTGGCCAGCTCGTCCTTGAAGGTGGTGCCGACGCTGACGCTGTCGAAGACCGCGTCGACCGCGACGCGGCGGCCCTCGGCCGGGGCCTCGTCGGCGCCCTCGACGCCCGCCAGGATCATCTGTTCCTTCAGCGGGATGCCCAGCTTTTCATAGGTGGCCAGCAGCTTCGGGTCGACCTCGTCCAGCGACTTGGGCTTCACCGCCATGCTTTTCGGGCGGGCATAGTAATACTGGTCCTGATAGTCGATCACCGGATAATTCAGCATCGCCCATTTCGGCTCGACCATGGTCTGCCAGCGGCGAAAGGCGGCCAGGCGCCATTCCAGCATCCACTCCGGCTCGGCGTTCTTTTCCGAGATCAGCCGGACGATGTCCTCGTTGATGCCCTTGGGGGCATAGTCCATCTCGATCTCGGTGTCCCAGCCGTATTTGTAAGACCCCATGTTCTGGACGGTCTCGACGGTCTCGCGGTCTACGCCCTCGCGGACTTCGATGGCCTCGCCGGTCTCAACAGACATCTCACACCCTTCCCGCGGTCTCCCGCTGATCATTCCTTTGCCGCCAGCGGTCGTGCGCCGCCAGCCAGGCATCCGCGAAACGCTGAACGTCCCGAGGGTCCGTTGTCGGACCGATCGAGACGCGGATCGCATCGCCCGCCCATTCCGGCGCGATTCCCATGGCCGTCAGGACGGAGCTTGGCCGGACCTTGCCCGAGGAACAGGCCGAGCCTGCCGAAACGGCAAATCCGGCGAGGTCCATCTGCATCACCTGCGTCTCTCCGCGCCATCCCGGCGTCAGGATCGACAATGTATTCGGCAGGCGGCGGGATTCGCGCCCCGGAAATGTAACCATTTCTGTCCGGGATTCCAGAGCACCCATCAGTGAATCGCGGATTTCGCCGATTTTTTCCCCGATTCCTTGATCCAGATCATTCTGCGCCGCCTTTGCGGCCGCTGCAAAGCCCAGAATGCCGATCAGGTTCTCGGTCCCGGCGCGGCGGCCCTGTTCCTGGCCGCCGCCCTTGATCCGCGCCTCGATCTCGGTGCCGCGCCGCACGACCAGCGCGCCGATGCCGCGCGGCCCGCCCAGCTTATGGGCCGAGACGAAGCCCGCCTGAATGCCCAGCCAGTTGAAGGCAAAGGGAACTTTCCCGAAGGCCTGAGTCATGTCGCTGACCGCCAGCCCCTCGGGCAGGTCCTGGATCACCCCGGTCTCGGCATTGGCGAGCTGCAGCGTGGCCCCGGCCGGGTCGGGCACCGCGACGGCGCCCGCCGCATCGACCTGCAAGACCTCGCGGCACCAGGCCAGCACGGCCGCATGCTCGACCCCGGCGCAGGCCAGGTCGCGCCCGCCCAGGATCAAGGCCGCGCTTTCCGTCGCGCCCGAGGTGAAGATGACATCCGCGCCCTCGGCCCCCAGTGCCGTGGCGATCTCCTCGCGCGCGCGCTCCAGCGCCGATTTCGCCGCCCGCCCCTCGGCATGGACCGAGGAGGGGTTGCCGACGATCTCGCTCGCCTCCAGCATCGCCGCGCGCGCCTCGGGGCGCAGCGGGGCGGTGGCGTTCCAGTCCAGATAGACCCTGTTCATGCCCGATCCCCCGGCAAGGTGTCGCCCGCATGGTTCAAGGCATCGGCCAGCCGCGCGGCCAGCCGGCGCGCCACCTCGTCCTTGCCAAGCCGCGGCCAGCTTTCCGTCCCGGCGGCCGAGATCAGCGTCACCGCATTCTCGGCCCCGCCCATGATGCCGGTCGAGGGGCTCACGTCATTCGCCACGATCCAGTCGCAGCCCTTGCGCATCAGCTTGGCGGTGGCGTTGGCCAGCACATCGTCGGTCTCGGCGGCAAAGCCCACGACCAGCTCGGGCCGGCCCTGGCGCAGCTGGCTGATCCAGGCCAGGATGTCCGGGTTCTCGGCGAATTGCAGCTCGGGCAACTGGCCCGAGCCGTCCTTCTTGATCTTGCCGTTGCGGGCATTGGCGACATGCCAGTCGGCAACGGCGGCGGCCATCACGGCGGCATCGGCGGGCAGCGCATCCTCGACCGCCTCGCGCATCTCGCGTGCGGTCTCGACGGCGATCACCTCGACGCCCTCCGGCGGCGGCACCTCGGCCGGGCCGGTGACGAAGCTCACCCGCGCGCCCAGGTCGCGCAGCGCCGCGGCAATCGCCGTGCCCTGGGCACCGCTCGAGCGGTTGGCGATATAGCGCACCGGGTCGATCGGCTCATGCGTCGGGCCCGAGGTCACGATGACATGCCGCCCGGTCAGCACCCGCTGCGGCAGCGACACCACCGCCTCGGGCGGCAGGCGCAGCGGCCGGTCATGGCCAAGCGCGCTGCGGATCGCCGCGAGGATCGCCTCGGGCTCGGCCATGCGGCCGGGGCCGTATTCGCCGCAGGCCATGTCGCCCTCGTCCGGACCAATGAGCCGGATGCCGTCGTTCTCCAGCGTATCGAGGTTGCGCTGCGTCGCCGGATGCTGCCACATGCGCACGTTCATCGCCGGCGCCACCAGCACCGGCTTGTCGGTCGCCAGCAGCAGGGTCGAAGCCAGGTCGCCCGCGAGCCCCGCCGCCATCTTCGCCAGCAGGTCCGCGGTCGCCGGCGCCACCACGACCAGGTCGGCGGCGCGCGACAGCTGGATATGGCCCATCTCGGATTCGCGGGTCAGGTCGAAAAGCGCGGTGTGGCACGGCGATTCCGCCAGCGACGACAGCGTCAGCGGCGTTACGAACTCGGCCCCGGCCTTGGTCAGCACCGGCACCACCGCGCCGCCCTCGCGCCGGATCATGCGGATCAGCTCGGGGATCTTGAAGGCGGCGATTCCCCCGCCGACGATCAGCAATATGCGGCTGCCCTGCATGGTCGCTTCCTTTGCCGTGACGCTTGGCAAGGACATAGGCCGAAGCGCGGGCCGGAACAAGCGAGCCGCGCCCGTTAACCAATCTTTAAGCCCTGCCGGGTTAATCCGGGCTGGGGTGACGTGGGGACGAAAATGGTGGCGATTGCCTATACCGTGGCCTTCGACGGGGTCGA
This window of the Paracoccus sp. N5 genome carries:
- a CDS encoding cysteine desulfurase family protein; the protein is MNRVYLDWNATAPLRPEARAAMLEASEIVGNPSSVHAEGRAAKSALERAREEIATALGAEGADVIFTSGATESAALILGGRDLACAGVEHAAVLAWCREVLQVDAAGAVAVPDPAGATLQLANAETGVIQDLPEGLAVSDMTQAFGKVPFAFNWLGIQAGFVSAHKLGGPRGIGALVVRRGTEIEARIKGGGQEQGRRAGTENLIGILGFAAAAKAAQNDLDQGIGEKIGEIRDSLMGALESRTEMVTFPGRESRRLPNTLSILTPGWRGETQVMQMDLAGFAVSAGSACSSGKVRPSSVLTAMGIAPEWAGDAIRVSIGPTTDPRDVQRFADAWLAAHDRWRQRNDQRETAGRV
- the coaBC gene encoding bifunctional phosphopantothenoylcysteine decarboxylase/phosphopantothenate--cysteine ligase CoaBC — protein: MQGSRILLIVGGGIAAFKIPELIRMIRREGGAVVPVLTKAGAEFVTPLTLSSLAESPCHTALFDLTRESEMGHIQLSRAADLVVVAPATADLLAKMAAGLAGDLASTLLLATDKPVLVAPAMNVRMWQHPATQRNLDTLENDGIRLIGPDEGDMACGEYGPGRMAEPEAILAAIRSALGHDRPLRLPPEAVVSLPQRVLTGRHVIVTSGPTHEPIDPVRYIANRSSGAQGTAIAAALRDLGARVSFVTGPAEVPPPEGVEVIAVETAREMREAVEDALPADAAVMAAAVADWHVANARNGKIKKDGSGQLPELQFAENPDILAWISQLRQGRPELVVGFAAETDDVLANATAKLMRKGCDWIVANDVSPSTGIMGGAENAVTLISAAGTESWPRLGKDEVARRLAARLADALNHAGDTLPGDRA
- the sufB gene encoding Fe-S cluster assembly protein SufB, whose amino-acid sequence is MSVETGEAIEVREGVDRETVETVQNMGSYKYGWDTEIEMDYAPKGINEDIVRLISEKNAEPEWMLEWRLAAFRRWQTMVEPKWAMLNYPVIDYQDQYYYARPKSMAVKPKSLDEVDPKLLATYEKLGIPLKEQMILAGVEGADEAPAEGRRVAVDAVFDSVSVGTTFKDELAKAGVIFCSISEAIREHPELVKKYLGSVVPQSDNFFATLNSAVFSDGSFVYVPPGTRCPMELSTYFRINAENTGQFERTLIIADKGAYVSYLEGCTAPKRDVAQLHAAVVEIVILEDAEVKYSTVQNWFPGDEEGKGGIYNFVTKRADCREARAKVMWTQVETGSAITWKYPSCILRGEESQGEFYSIAIANNMQQADTGTKMIHLGKNTRSRIVSKGISAGKAQNTYRGLVSMHPRATNSRNYTQCDSLLIGDQCGAHTVPYIEVKNTSSRVEHEATTSKVDDDQLFYCRARGIDEEAAVALVVNGFCREVLQALPMEFAMEAQSLVAISLEGSVG
- the purL gene encoding phosphoribosylformylglycinamidine synthase subunit PurL: MLEPQITQELIAAHGLKPDEYQRILEIIGREPTFTELGIFSAMWNEHCSYKSSKKWLRTLPTTGPQVICGPGENAGVVDIGDGQAVVFKMESHNHPSYIEPHQGAATGVGGILRDVFTMGARPIAAMDSLSFGRPEHPKTAHLVKGVVEGIGAYGNAFGVPNVGGEVRFHASYDGNCLVNAFAAGLADADKIFYSAASGVGMPVVYLGAKTGRDGVGGATMASAEFDDTIEEKRPTVQVGDPFTEKCLLEACLELMQTDSVISIQDMGAAGLTCSAVEMGDKGGLGIKLVLDAVPQRETAMTAYEMMLSESQERMLMVLKPEKEAEARAIFEKWDLDFAIVGETIAEDRFLIVHGNEVKADLPLSKLSSSAPEYDRPWVPTPAAAPMPSLPAIQPIAALRALIGSPSHAHKAWVWEQYDTQVGADTVRRPGLGAGVVRVHGSGKALAFTSDVTPRYVKANPHEGGKQAVAEAYRNLSACGALPLATTDNLNFGNPEKPEIMGQLVGAIKGIGEACAALDFPIVSGNVSLYNETDGKGILPTPTIGGVGLIANLDDLIAGLPAEGDLALVLGETAGHLGQSALAAEAFGIEAGDAPPVDLAAERKHGEFIRAHGKLFSAATDLSDGGLALAAFELAEAAGLGVTLDAAEIGQLFGEDQARYLVACTAENAAKLAEAAQAAGVPLARVGRFGGDRVTLGGDSAPLAELSQLYRGAFEKALNLELA
- a CDS encoding cysteine desulfurase gives rise to the protein MSFDIDTVRADFPILSTQVNGRPLVYLDNGASAQKPRQVIDAMTRAYEGEYANVHRGLHYLSNLATENYERVRSIIARFLHAPHEDEVIFTSGATEGINLVSYGWAAPRLQAGDEILLSVLEHHANIVPWHFLRERQGVQLKWVEPEPDGSLPAEKVLAAVGPRTKLIAVTHMSNVTGTVVDVGAIARGTSVPVLADGSQASVHMPVDVGALGVDFYCITGHKLYGPSGSGAIWIRRERQAEMRPFMGGGDMIRTVTRDTVDYADPPLRFEAGTPGIVNQIGLGAALEYLMGLGMENIAAHERDLRDYARERLRSLNWLAMQGDAPDKGAIFSLTMQGAHAHDISTILDKRGIAVRAGTHCAMPLLDFFGVSATARASFAMYNTRAEVDALVDGLGFCHELFA
- a CDS encoding SufD family Fe-S cluster assembly protein, producing MADTAVLSAQTPAVEGKARPGASALSARLEALDLPQGGFTAAARRDAAERLASMGLPGARDEYWRYTDPAPFNAPRPEPLAVPARDASLFSDIDRLTLVFVDGVFDAAASDDLSAEGLQIESLAAADRGADHWAAGLYGTLEAAGQVPVKRPFAVLNTLAARDGLLIRVTGPVSRPLHVLYRRQDAAADVVLHHVVKLEPGAELTLLETGGIGARSNTMLEVDLAEGARFHHISSKRADDAKLGIGHIFARVGEGALFKSFALSVNGRMMRNEGVIEIAGDDAVAHIAAAVLGDGDEGAFHHDDTVFITHAAERCESRQVFKKVLKNGAHGIFQGKILVKPGAQKTDGYQISQGLLLDEGSQFLAKPELEIYADDVKCSHGSTTGALDETAMFYLRSRGVPREQAIVLLVLSFLADALAEIENDGLRDAILVRLDEWLTSRARG
- a CDS encoding Yip1 family protein; the protein is MTSGDLGDLVVLTLRRPEAALQVLRRLALPMSARWTLLLLAVTLSTLLACLSLMLFPVEFDNALSRLLSHPLTLAGVQFGAMVVSALMMAQVGRWFGGQGDFADALLVVAWVELLLVGLQAVQLVMTLLFPATAALLSILAFGLFLYLAVTMTKALHGFTSTAKVVVGLVGSLFVLGFVLSLFAAAFGIVPEVTP
- the sufC gene encoding Fe-S cluster assembly ATPase SufC, with protein sequence MLEIKNLHVKLEDEDKQILNGVDLTVPAGEVHAIMGPNGSGKSTLSYVLSGRDGYQVTEGEASLDGHDLLDMEPEERASAGLFLAFQYPVEIPGVGNLTFLRTALNAQRKARDEEELSSAEFLKLVREKAKTLKIDGEMLKRPVNVGFSGGEKKRNEILQMAMLEPRMCILDETDSGLDVDAMRLVAEGVNALRSPERSFLVITHYQRLLDHIKPDVVHIMSAGRIVKTGGPELALEVEQNGYGDLLAEVG